The genomic window AATATTGTTGACGAAATCAGCCTCTTTATTTTAGCGGCCATTTTAGTCACCTCGCTTATTTTCTTTTTCTTTTTCAGATCGTTTAGAGCCACTTTCATTTCGATGATTGTTGTGGTTATTGGGGTGATGTGGACCTTTGGAATTTTAGGACTGTTACAGTACGAAATTACCGTGCTTACAGCCTTGATCCCACCACTCATTATTGTCATTGGAATTCCAAACTGTATTTTCCTGATAAATAAATACCAGCACGAAGTCAACAAACACGGAAACAAAGCCAAGTCCCTTCAGCGGGTGATTTCGAAAGTTGGGAATGCCACGTTGATGACCAATGTAACCACGGCTTCAGGGTTTGCGACTTTTATAATCACACAAAGTAAATTACTGACCGAATTTGGAATCGTTGCCTCCCTGAGTATAATTGCCATTTTTCTATTGTGCTTATTAATCATTCCTATCATTTATAGTTTTATGCCGATCCCAAAAGAGAAGCATTTAGAGCATTTAAACAAACGATGGATCAACCGCCTTGGCGATTGGATCGAGCACACGGTTAAGCATAAAAACATCACTATCTACATAACGGCGATTCTTTTACTCGCCATCAGTATTATTGGAATTTTTCAAATTGAAACCACTGGGAGTTTGATTGAAGACATGCCTAAAAAAGCGGAGTTTTATAAAGACATAGAATTCTACGAAAAAGAGTTTAACGGGGTCATGCCGCTTGAAATTATGATTGATACCAAACGCAAAAAAGGGGTCATAAAACTTTCAACCTTAAAACGTATGAGTGCGTTGGAAGATTTGATTGTTGAAATTCCAGAACTATCAAAGCCCATCTCAGTAGTAAGCTTGGTGAAGTATTCCAAACAAGCCTATTACAATGGGAATCCTAAGTATTATCAGTTGCCCTCGTCACAAGAAAATAGTTTTATTTTATCCTATGCAAAAAACGCCTCTACAGATGTCGATTTGCTAAAAAACTTTGTGGACAGTACGGGACGCTATGCTCGAATCACCACCTTTATGAAAGATGCGGGGATCGACAAAATGGAACGTATTGAAGAAGATCTTCTAGCAAAAATTGACAAGCTATTTCCTAAAAAACAGTACGATGTTTCCATCACAGGAAAAGCTTATTTATTTCAAAAAGGGACCAAATATTTAGTTCGAAACTTAGTCTTATCATTAGCCCTAGCCATCTTTTTGATCTCGCTTTTTATGGCTTATATGTTTCGCTCGTTCCGAATGATTATCATTTCGTTGATTCCGAATTTGTTACCGCTATTGATCACCGCAGGAATGATGGGCTTTTTAGGGGTGCCCATAAAACCTTCCACAATACTCGTGTTTAGTATTGCGTTTGGAATTTCGGTGGATGACACGATTCACTTTTTAGCCAAATACCGACAAGAATTGTTGGCAAACCATTGGAAAATTAAAAAATCGGTCTTTGCAGCACTTCGAGAAACAGGCGTTAGTATGTTCTATACATCCATTGTACTGTTCTTTGGATTTTCGGTCTTTATAACCTCCAGTTTTGGAGGCACTGTCGCTTTAGGCGCCTTGATTTCGGCGACCTTATTATTGGCAATGTTGGCAAATTTACTCTTGTTACCCTGCCTGTTGTTATCATTAGAACGCAGCATCGCAAACAAGAAAGTATTGAAAAAGCCCGCACTGAATATCATTCCAGAAGAGGAAGCGTTTGAAGAAGACTAAATCATACACTGTTAATTTAGCTTAAAACTTTATATTTGCAGTATTAAAAATTGTACTTATGACCACCAGCACTGTTGCACATTTATTAACTCAAGAACTCAAACATACAGACATTGAGGTCAAAGGATGGGTTCGAACGTTTAGAGCCAACCGATTTATAGCCCTCAATGATGGCTCTTGCCTTCAAAGCATTCAATGTGTGGTTGATTTTGAAAGCATGGATGAGGCCTTGCTAAAACGCATTACAACAGGAGCTGCTGTACACATAAAAGGCGGTTTGGTTGAAAGTCAAGGAAAAGGTCAGTCGGTAGAAGTTCAAGTGAATTCTATTGAGATTCTAGGGGATGCAGATCCGGAGGAAGTTTCAAAAACTATCTTGCAACCCAAGCGTCATTCTTTAGAGTTTTTAAGAGAACAAGCACATTTACGTACACGAACCAATACGTTTAGTGCCGTGATGCGACTGCGTTCTTCGCTGTCATTTGCGGTTCATTCTTATTTTAATAAAAATGGTTTTTACTATATGCATGCCCCGATTGTCACTGGAAGTGATGCCGAAGGTGCAGGCGAAATGTTTAGAGTAACCACTTTAGATCCTAAAAATCCACCACTAACAGATGAAGGTGAAGTGGATTATTCAAAAGACTTTTTTGGAAAAGAAACAAATCTAACGGTATCCGGTCAACTGGAAGCAGAAACCTATGCCATGGCGCTTGGGAAAGTTTATACTTTTGGCCCTACATTTAGAGCTGAAAACTCAAACACTTCACGACATTTGGCTGAGTTTTGGATGATTGAGCCCGAAGTTGCTTTTATGGATTTGGCTGGAAACATGGACCTTGCTGAAGACTTTATGAAGTATGTCATCAGTTACGTTTTAGAACACAACAAAGAAGACCTTGCCTTTTTAGAGCAACGTTTGGAACAAGAAGATAAATCGAAACCTCAAAATGAGCGTGCACCCATGCCACTCACTGAGAAACTTCGTTTTATTGTTGACAACAACTTTAAGCGTGTCAGCTATACTGAAGCAATTGATATTTTACGAAATTGCAAGCCTAATAAAAAGAAAAAGTTTAAATATATTATTGACGAATGGGGTGCCGATTTACAAAGTGAGCACGAACGCTTTTTAGTAGAGCAACACTTTAAATGTCCTGTGATCTTGTTTGATTATCCAGCCAAAATTAAAGCCTTTTATATGCGCTTAAATGAGGACGGAAAAACGGTGAGAGCCATGGATATTCTATTCCCAGGGATTGGTGAAATTGTTGGCGGATCGCAACGAGAAGAACGCTTGGACGTTTTAAAAGAAAAAATGGCGGAGCTTGACATCCCCGAAGAAGACCTTTGGTGGTATTTAGATTTGAGAAAATATGGAACGGCTGTGCATTCTGGATTTGGACTTGGCTTTGAACGCTTGGTAATGTTTGCTACTGGAATGGGTAACATTCGCGACGTAATTCCTTACCCACGAACGCCTTTTAACGCTGAATTTTAAGGGGAAACATATCGCATTTTTTGAAAATAGTGCTGCTTAGCATATATCTAACGTTTTTTTTCTTATTTTTATAGAAAACCTGCAATTGCGGAACTCACTTAAAATTAAATGAAAATAAAAAAAGAACCTTTGACTTAATTTTTATTATTCTTTCAACTGCAATATTGATAACATTATCAGAATATGGACTTTTAGAAACGTATATGGCTTTTTCATTAATTCCAGTTTTAATTGCATATAAATTCGGACAATATTCTGAAAGAAAATTCAAGAAATAATTAATGCTCAAGCAATACCTACATTATAAATTATCACAAAAGCTGTCGCCTCAACAGATTCAGTTGATGAAGCTGATACAGTTGCCTACACAAGCTTTTGAACAACGTCTCAAACAAGAGCTCGAAGAAAACCCAGCACTCGAAACCGGAAAAGATCAAGAAGAGACGTATGAAGAGGAGTTTGATTCCAATGATAATGATATGGACAATGAGCAAATCAACGCAGACGATATCAATGTCGATGACTATCTGAGCGATGACGAAATTCCAGAATACAGACTTCATGCCAATAATTACAGTGCCGATGATGAACAAAAAACAATTCCTTTTGCTTCTGGGACGTCTTTTACACAACATCTAATCGACCAACTGAATACCTTTCCGTTAGAGGAAACACACTATCAAATCGCTGAGTTTTTAATTGGGAGTATCGATGATAGCGGCTACATCCGACG from Formosa sp. Hel1_33_131 includes these protein-coding regions:
- a CDS encoding efflux RND transporter permease subunit; translated protein: MFKLFSSGFWETVARLILRNRILILVAVALTTGFFSMQWNNMRFTYTEANLLPDKHPINLEYNHFLDIFGEEGNLIVMGVKDSTLLTVKKLNAWNAFSKSFDAHPNVDAVIAIKDLQKLVKNERKKQFDLIPFIKDSVQTQSEVNALKKALFEDYPFYDNILFNKETEAIRTAIYLDKSIVNTPERKAFIEDVLIPKVKTFEDASGLDVRVSGMPYVRTLNAQNIVDEISLFILAAILVTSLIFFFFFRSFRATFISMIVVVIGVMWTFGILGLLQYEITVLTALIPPLIIVIGIPNCIFLINKYQHEVNKHGNKAKSLQRVISKVGNATLMTNVTTASGFATFIITQSKLLTEFGIVASLSIIAIFLLCLLIIPIIYSFMPIPKEKHLEHLNKRWINRLGDWIEHTVKHKNITIYITAILLLAISIIGIFQIETTGSLIEDMPKKAEFYKDIEFYEKEFNGVMPLEIMIDTKRKKGVIKLSTLKRMSALEDLIVEIPELSKPISVVSLVKYSKQAYYNGNPKYYQLPSSQENSFILSYAKNASTDVDLLKNFVDSTGRYARITTFMKDAGIDKMERIEEDLLAKIDKLFPKKQYDVSITGKAYLFQKGTKYLVRNLVLSLALAIFLISLFMAYMFRSFRMIIISLIPNLLPLLITAGMMGFLGVPIKPSTILVFSIAFGISVDDTIHFLAKYRQELLANHWKIKKSVFAALRETGVSMFYTSIVLFFGFSVFITSSFGGTVALGALISATLLLAMLANLLLLPCLLLSLERSIANKKVLKKPALNIIPEEEAFEED
- the asnS gene encoding asparagine--tRNA ligase, with translation MTTSTVAHLLTQELKHTDIEVKGWVRTFRANRFIALNDGSCLQSIQCVVDFESMDEALLKRITTGAAVHIKGGLVESQGKGQSVEVQVNSIEILGDADPEEVSKTILQPKRHSLEFLREQAHLRTRTNTFSAVMRLRSSLSFAVHSYFNKNGFYYMHAPIVTGSDAEGAGEMFRVTTLDPKNPPLTDEGEVDYSKDFFGKETNLTVSGQLEAETYAMALGKVYTFGPTFRAENSNTSRHLAEFWMIEPEVAFMDLAGNMDLAEDFMKYVISYVLEHNKEDLAFLEQRLEQEDKSKPQNERAPMPLTEKLRFIVDNNFKRVSYTEAIDILRNCKPNKKKKFKYIIDEWGADLQSEHERFLVEQHFKCPVILFDYPAKIKAFYMRLNEDGKTVRAMDILFPGIGEIVGGSQREERLDVLKEKMAELDIPEEDLWWYLDLRKYGTAVHSGFGLGFERLVMFATGMGNIRDVIPYPRTPFNAEF